In Juglans microcarpa x Juglans regia isolate MS1-56 chromosome 1S, Jm3101_v1.0, whole genome shotgun sequence, the genomic stretch CCTCTAAACTCAATGGGTgatttctattcttttcttgttttctttaagCTCTTTgggtttttcttgttttgttgatGTTATGATCCCATCGGctaagtatgagattggttgGTGGTTTATAAATTCCTAGACACCCTTTCTTTGTAAGCCGGTTTTCAAGGATAAGTTCTACCTattgggttcataacaaatggtatcagagtcaccCCACGTCTAAGGCCATGTTGCGACGGTTGCAATCGTGCGGCACGGGGGGTGATATCGGCATGACAGTGTTCGTCTGGGGCTAGGAAAGACCTATCGCACAGCCAGTCCGTGTGAGCGCAGGGACCACCATGGACGTTGGCTGCGGAGCGTGATGGTTGTTACAATCCCATATCGACTAAGTACGAGATTGGTTGGTGGTTTATAAGCCCCTAAGTACCCTTCCCTTGTAAGTCGGTTTTCAAGGGTGAATTTtacctagtgggttcataacGGTTGACTTGCGATGGTGCTTGGATGCAGATTTAAATAGATTATCGTTACTCATCAAGGGGTTGATTTCTGAGGATCCTTTTGGTGCACATGTAGTATGGAATAATGGTTTTAGAGGACACTGGGGTTCCTTGTTATCACCAGAGTCTAGGGGTTGGAATATTGAGCACTAACATAGAAAGATTTTAACATAGAAAGATATCATGGATGAAAATCCTGCCATGCTTGTTTTGTAATTTCCTTTAACATATCAGCTATCTATCCTCTCCACCACATGCTAGTTATGCTATATTGGTTGAGTGGatgcattctctctctctattatatAATCAGGAAGAGAAGTTCAGATTCTAGAGAAACGAAATGAGTGGAGGAGGAGAGAAGGGTTCAGCGACCACAAAGACCCCCGGAGATTTCCTCAAATCAATTCGTGGGCGACCTGTTGTTGTTAAACTGAATTCTGGAGTTGATTATCGAGGTCAGTTActcttatttctcatttttcttaccTTATTTTGGCATGGGTATGGTAAATGGTATAAGAAGATGAAATCTGCTGCCTATTCTTGCTAGTCTTTGTTGGAAATGTTATCTGGTCTGTAGCAGACATTCTTGCCACTGAGGGATTTCAGATAATTCCAATTCCACTGGCCAGTTAAGGTTTTGCATTCTATTACTTGAGAAGGTAAGGGTTTTGttatatttggaaaaaatccCCAATGCTGATAAAACATAAGaaatatatacatgttataAAACGGGAAAAAATATAccattgtttatttgtttattacaTTTGGTCACTATTTAAATTGTCATTCAAGAAAGGTTTTATGATAGGTTAGCATCTCATGCTTGGGACATTTGCCCCTCCCTTTTTCTCCCTTAAATGTTAGGCAAATGGGGTGAAACAGAATCTTGTGGCAGTCATTTATGATATATACCTTCATCCTTTCAAATCTCTGTTAGAGGGAAAAATGAAATtgggtacttttttttttccttataagtAAACAGTAGTATTAATAaggataggcatagcccaagtacactagaaggtatacaagagataagacctatctaggtcgctatagaagaaagaaaaacatgtaCATTTAgaacattaaaatctatagctatagcccaaagaaataaggtgtGAAAAAATAAAGCTCGAAGCTCCTCTAGTGTCCGCTCCTTGTCTTTGAATGTTCGCTCGTTACGCTCtcgccatatgcaccacataatgcaggtaggaaccatcttccacacaactttgatttgtggagcacCACCCGGCATCACCACCCAACTGGCCAATAAGTCAACCACTATGGCAGGCATCGCCCAGTTTAACCCAATTCGACTGAGTACTTCGCTCCACACGGCTCTAGCTGTCTTACAATGTAGCAAGAGATGATCCATTATCTCGCCatttttcttgcacatacaaccaatgttttgaataccgtaccggaagtcgtaccggtcaaggcatttgaacgaaatatttcggtaccggtaccgtttcgtgtaccgtttcgggatagtcgatatatgactaaattatatatataaatatataaaaattaaattctaaaataatagtctatatatgaataaattatatataaatacatatatatataaattataaatagcctagtctgaattgaaggtcaaaaaataaatttgtagtttgaaaaaaatgaaaaaataaattaaaattgaaggTCGAAATATCGGTCGGTagcggccgaaatataggccggtacaggccgaaattgaggcttGAACGACAGGTACCAGCCGGTACGAAACATATagagtacctgtaccggcccagAGGCTGGTACGGAAAATTTTGGCCATACTGgctggtacggtacgaaattcaaaacattgcatacAACACAAATTTGAGATAATTACCTGGCACTTTCGCAGATTATTGGTAGTCAAAATCTTATCCAGGGCTGTTGTACAAGAGAAGAAGAGtgctttgggaggcgccttattcCTCCACAATCTTCTCCATGGGAAATGAGTATTTGGTAGAAGTGTAAGGGACTTATAGAAGGAGCAAACCGAGAAAGTACCATTGCCTGCAGGTGTCCACCATAGCTTATCGTCCCGCAATCCATTCAGCTTCATAGAATACGCACTAGgctgaaaaaagcctcaaaactgtctatttcccaatcttgggctgctCTACTAAAGGTGACATTCCATTGATCAGAACTGAGAATCTTGCCATTGAAATGCACCATCTGATCCACATACACCACTTCTCCCCAAAGAATCGAAGAATCCTTGGGTACTTAAGGGGAGAGTGGATGTGAGGCTCACATCCTTGTGATAAATAattgcttctttcttttttttttttttttttttttttcgttctttttattaatttacttttcTTGGGTCAAAGAATCGAAGAAACGTTATATACCCGATACGAGTAATGGCTAGTATCAAACATCCATTTATGAAAGGTAGAGAAATACCAAACGGATATAAATAGAGAAGTGATATTTATTGTCATATAGTGTTCAAGCGCCACgtattccttttgaaaaaaatgaataaatatgagacccatataaaaaaaaaaaaaaaaaaaaaaaatcttaatggTGGatactactttttttcaaaaggattgcaCAACGCTTACACAATccatgactgtatctaacattattctataaataaatgtCTATGAGGAATTTGAGCCTTACTAGATTTCGATAGACATCTGACTGATGGTTGGGTACACTCCAATTTGTTTAGCTGGTATGGACTCTGGAAACATTCATTCATAGATTGTCTTTGTGTGCAGGTATTCTCGCATGTTTGGATGGGTATATGAACATAGCAATGGAGCAAACAGAAGAATATGTGAATGGGCAgctgaaaaataaatatggcGATGCTTTCATTCGCGGAAACAATGGTACTTTATAGAAttgctttaattatttttttacttttatttctcAACTTCCTTTAATGCCCCATACTGTTGTATTATTTGACTGGTATGGTAATTGTTGACTTTTccccttttatttatttattgaattttgcaGTTCTCTACATTAGTACATCAAAGAGGACGCTAGCAGATGGGGCTTGAGTATTGGATTATATATTTAATGCCCCATACTCTGCAGTCAGGCTTTCGATGTTTGTATTTCTGATGTAAGATGATGATATTGATTTGGAAATGAGAATTAGACAGTGCTGCTCAAACTTGGACACATGAAACTTTGTTATCTTTTGTAATGGGATAAGCTATCAAATATCTGAATTGAAGATTGATGCCTTAATTGTTATTTTGATGAACGATCATCATGGTCATGAAGCTTGTTGCACAGAATTTCTTTTAGGCATCCTTTGCTTTTGGTGGCCATTTATTGAAGTTGGATGTTCAAGTATCCAATGAGAAAATCCCAAAATGAAAAAGTAGGAGATGTTAAGTAGTATATTCCTTTTTGGGGCGAATTGAGCTCgtctctcatcttcttccccaGTTATTTAGAGAATTAATAAACATTTGTCTGTTTGGAGGGAAATCAAATaggctaatttttttaaaaaagaaaaattctggctaggttttatttttggagaaGTGTTAGGTCTTACACAAAAAATCTTGCGCAAAAAAGGCAAAACTGGCGTGCCATATTGTAATATTATAGATTGAGGAATTCTAtgcatcagtcattattcactttcacactccacacttgtattttttttttttttcttagggtGTGAggtaagatgatgaatagaaactgctgagaagaatttttcttctaaatttcctttaaaacaaaaatagctTTACAATCGAATCATATTAGATCACTtcaatttttaaactttcttATATTCTTGTGTTGTGTGTAGACAAatcatttatcttattattaaattgcatgaggaagtttttttttttccttaacttCATCAAAGAAGCGAATTTTTCCCAGTTATTCTGGATAAATCTATTATAAATCCAGCTCGAATGTACATCTTGGCAAACATGATGGACTTGGAGAAATGGCCAGTGGGTATATACATCATATTCCATTAAATTTAACATTACTGAACAGACATGTAATCAAACCAGACACTTGCGGTGCCATTCGAAGAATTTCACAAGTCTCCCTGAATGGCTCACAGATTCTTACCATTCGTTATAAAGGCAAGCTCAGtcacataaattattttcctcaAATAAAGCTGAGGTAATAAAATTATAACCCCCACATTCCTGTGAGTATACAAGGTGTATTCAGCAAGGAGGGGGATCACAATGAACCTGAGCACTAACCTGAGAATGTTCGTAGTGACTTCTTTGCTGCTATCACTCTACTCACCAACAGTTTCCATCTAGCTTCATCTTTCTTGGTCTGCTGCTGCATTTTTTCCTTGAAATGcctagaagagagagagagagagagagagagagagaagaatatgTTACTAATACAACATCCCTTAGCTCACATCTTTCACTCAAGATCAACAGAACTAAGATTAGAATTCTGCCAAGGGTTGGTACTATGCTGTGTTCCAAATTCAAAGCCTCTAGGAATACAGACTGAACCCCCCATGAGATTCGTTCAACTCGTGGGGTGtatcattttaaattatgttgaaatcAGAGCAAATTTTACTGCCTAGATACTGTGCTAGTAAGATTTTGGTAAGTAATCAAGTCATCAATTTAATGCCATCTACACATCACCTAGCAAACTGAATTCACATTTCCAGCTTAAATTAATAGGTCGGGGGGACCTTCGATATTTTTCATAGGAGCAAGTGAAGGCAAAAAGTGTCAACTAGGTGCCAAGCCATCAAGTTAATGCCAACTAAGCATCACCTAACTCACTGACCTAGCATTCACTAGTTTAGATTGGAAAAACATTGCTATAATATCAATAGCTTAGAAATGATTTAACCAGATTTTTATCCTTTCAATCAAGACATTCTAATCTATTTCCCCAAACGGTGAAGGGTATAGAGCTGGAGATGGAAGTTTCTTGCTTACCTACAAAGAGCGACCTTGCAATAATCAGGCTCATTGCACATGCGAGAATGCAATTCAAGCAGCTGCCACATACGTTTGCAGTGTGCACAGCCACCTGGAATCCGTGTCTTACAACTAGAAAAATGACGGACTAACATCTCAAGCCCTTTGCAAGCTGGGAAACGACAAGCAACCTGGCTTCCTTTCAGCGCCTTGTCACGAGGCCCTATTGTTCTACACCCATCCCTGCATATGTGAAGGAGGGCTTCCATCGCCTCATTCAGTTGCAAGTAAAcctttttctcttcaattttcttcAACCGCTCTTGCTTTCTctgaaaaaaaacattattgaaACTAAGGTCCTAATTTTTGAGATTAATCTAAAGGACTGAACATagaataaattgataaaaacatcaCCCGATCGAATTTTTTGTCAAACACCCATTAATTAATTCCTACTTTTCATGTGCACTTGTATTAACCTGAGTCTAGAACACGAACACAATAAAATGCTGTCAGGAATTACAGCAGCTATTAGACTGGCTAGCCAAAGAGAGATTTGTAGGAAAGAAAAGGCTAGGGCATGATTGCCAAGATCATAGCATTTTCAACATTCAAAAAACAGAAAGGTAAAGGGTTTCCaaggaaagagaaatgatttaaatAACCTTCCACGCTACAATGTGATGAAACACAGCTCTGCAATGAGATTTATACATTTTTCAGGATAAAGTCAATAAAATCACAGCAACAGAACTCACCAAATCCGATtaaaatcacataaattaaaataaaagagccTCAGATTGTATTCAGAGTAGTAGTGTATTCAGGGCAAAAAAAGGGATGTTTTCATATAGTAATAATCTAACATAAATCTCTAAGATATAGGTTTAAAGGCATAATTAAAAGCAATATTTACTTTAGGATTATATTTGAAGAATGCATATTTTGTCTCACTAGGACTGTAGATATTCCACGGCAGGGACATCTTTGGCAGATTCCAACTATTAGATACTAAAGAGGGGGTTTTTTCCCCAACCCAAAGCTTTATAGATAATTAGCCAAGAAGTTACTATGTTGCCAAGCCTATATGAGCAGGCATCTACCACATACTCAGCTCAAAAGCTTTCCGTGTTGCTTTTGCTGGTTTGAGTTTTAATAGATAATTAAATcagataaaattatagaaaaaaggCAAGTGCATATAAGATTTTCATCAACGTTTCTATGCCGCCTTCATGGTAGATGCAGATTTGATACACTTTCGCACATCTTCTTTTCATGAGTACAGAAATAAAAGAACTAGGTTTGAAAAGAGAATAGGAACTGACTTACAGAATCTGCCTCGACAACGCACTCCAGAAGTTCTTGTTCGAGTTCAGGATTAGCACGCTTCATTACTTTCCAACCTTCAGTTGAAGATATAGTTTTGAAGTCCCCAATAATAGTACGAACGCAAATGAAGGAGAGCCGAGTTGCATCACAGTTCCTTGCCAATTGAAGCACGTCTATAACGTTTTCTTTGGTCAGCCAGCCCTGCTCCAGAACATATATACAAACTCTTTTCAGCGATGGAATTGAATAGGAGTGTGACAAAGCCAACAAATGGAGAACATGCTGTTTCACCGCTTCCTCTTCATAGCTGGCATTGGGATATTGTAAGAAGAAACAATTCTAAGAACTTCAGCCAGAATAACTACCTGGGAGTGAAATGGGAATGCAGACAGATGGAAGAGGACATATCCAACATACCAGGATGAGTAAAGAAAACGAATGAAAGCATAGACAGCTTGGTGAGGCACCCCAGGAACCTTTATGTATCTCATACCATTCATAACTTTTGCTTGCTGCAGAATATTCGCCAGCACTGTGGATGCCGCACTCTGCACAGTGAAAAATACAATTGATTAGCCTTAGGTTCATCCCTCTTCAATTACCCTGATCAGCAGccaaataaatatttccaggAACTTAAAAgtgatgaaattatattttcaaaagtcccATTGCCTCTGTCATAATGCCTTTTTTAGGAATTGAAAaggcagattttttttttcattcgacAATATTTTCAAGTGAGAACTTCAAAATAGTAAGGTCATGACCTACAATTGAAATTGGCGAACTCCAATTTAGTCAGAAGGAAAAGTGCAGTTCAGTTAACTCACCAGAACACAGGAATGAGCctgaatatgtgatttgtccTCTGTAATAACAAACACATCTGAGCCATATCCTTCCTTGAAAAGTTTGTCCCATGTATCTTTTGTTTCCTTTGGGACAGAGCTACAGTCTGAAATCCTATTGGAAAGTTTGATTCTAGTACAGGATTTGACAGGGAAAGGTGGTGGTTTTGGAATATGACATTTAGAGGATAGAGAAGTGGTGGGAACTTCCAGCACAGGTAAAATATCAGCTGGATTATCTTCCTCTAGGTGTATATTAAAAGATCCACGGAAGGATTCACCACTCGAAGACAGCCAGGGAGAGTCAAAATTGGCTGAAGCCATCAACTAGTATCGTATATATGTTGTACAATCAAATTCAGATCAAAGATCTGCAAACAAGACACAGATTGAGGGACCTCTAATTAAAAGTAAGCGAGCTACAGTACAAAAtggtattaaaagaaaattcatcAAATAAAGAACACTTTAGTAAGCATGGTATTGAACGGTGATAATTAATGCAATAAGAAATATATCTCAAACTAATCTacatatatagatcattttGCCTATAGGGTATCTCCAGGTTGCACCATAACGTCAAACTTCTTCTTGAGAAGgaatatgaaataaatacaaGTAAACAAAACAGAAACCCCTATATTACCAAACAGGAAAAGAATCGACTGAATAAGTCCTCCTTTCCTTTGTGACTTGCCCAATATTCACAAAGTTGCTTTGCTTTGGGGTTACAGATTTCTTTCTTCCATGCCCACAAAAACCAATACCAAGAAAACATAAACCCATCAGCCTGGACATCTCCAAGCTGCTACCCAAACCAAACATTACCGAAAACTACAATAAATATGTTTAATGAATGTCTTCACGCAGATCTTGACATTGGAATGGGCACTACTTCCGAAATGTATCCAGTACAGTCATAGACTAAACGTGTTCAAACAATTATTCGTGAAAGCACCGCCCCACCCCAACAGAAAAAGGATACGTGGTGGATAATAATATATTACAGAaacataaatgaataaataacaACAGATATAAAAAGTCAGTCACCTACACACAAGTTTGCTTTCAAACGGTGTGATAGCAATCAAacatctagagagagagagagagagagataccttcAGAAAAGGTAGCAAATCTTCGCAGAAATAAATCGAGATTTGCGCGGTTTTTCGCGAACTTCTATCGTGTAGAGCTAAAGAACctggaaaataaattaagaataactataagaataatattagagtaACACAATCCCGTTCCCCAAATAACGACAAATATTCCATTtccaaaccaaagaaaaaaaaataaaaaagaggggaaaaaatcctattttggagaaactatcttcttcttctttcttcttgggcatcaataattgaaaaaatggaatatattcttttgagagagagagagagagagagagagagagagagagagaggcctgGAAAGTGGAAACAGCCATTAAAATTACTTCAAAATGACACAGTttggattttcaaaaatcagaaagaagaaagaaaaagagttgtATCAGCTGGAGGTACCTTACCTTAGTCATATtcaagcaaaacataaaagCGGCAAAGTGATTGTCGGAAGCCTTTTTGTTGGATCAAAACTCCTTTGGGAAATGCATGAAAAAGGCTTGGTTGTGAGAATATGAACTTCTTGAAAGAGCTCAGACGAGAGCAAGCAGAGATGATATGTAGAGAGAGACAAACGGAGACAggtagagggagagaggaaaagaCGTGTGTCTAAAACAGGAGGGAACGTTTAGTACTTTGTTCGTTAGTTATTGGGGAGCCCGAGGGAGAAAATAGGCTTTCAGCTTTCTCACGATATATtgaactatttaaaaataaataaatgaattactaaaaatgaattttaggacttaataattttttacttacttgaaaataatttgacatgcactaatttttagaattaataaataaataaatttatgattaatgatagctacaagtttcaaataaataaattttgtctaggttttatatatataaaaaattataattatgaagtaattacacaaaaataatttcataaatatggtttgatatattttatcagattgtaaagttacttttattataaaataaatctaatagattgcatgaaaccacatcagtttatgagattatttttatataaatcttttgTGACTGtaacattacaaaaaaaatggatctcactaaaaagaataaatttttatacactTTTTTAACGtgggatatatttttttacaaaatgattgaACGGAGTTGTCTATTTAATACCTATACAAATCATTactctaaacttattttaaattattagtatTAGCCGTcatgatttgataaaaaaatcatctccaatTATTTCCTCATATCCcttttatctataaaaacaaataaattgattATTAATCAGATCTTATGTTACCTACTTGCAATTTAGATTTCAAACGAATTTAAAGTTAAatgtgatattttaaattggtttcacagttaaaacaaataaaaaatgagaaatggtaTCTGCAATCGTGTAGTGCGCAAGCGCTGCATagtctctttaaaaaaagtgaataaatatgagattcacataccccattctttttcaaaaggattgtATGGCGTTTGTATACTTTgcaactgtatataacattactcattaacttacaaaaaactaaaaatgccACCTCAacataaatactaaattaaaaaacaatcatAATGAGCGATTAAATTGACAATTCGTTGGTATatattttgctctttttttttttttcttaaaactgttaaatatttgaatatgtCGCTTAAAACATGGATGTTTTGAAAAGAAGGGCCACTTGACTCATTTGGAAGGTTCAAACAGTACAGCTTCTCTTTCTTTAGGTTTCTTTCCCAAATTCGAGCGGTTCGAGAGGGTCAAGTTGTCTCACTAATGGTTTGCACATAATTGAACACACccttataaatttttcaaattcaaggTTGTGTTTAGGAATACAACTATTTTCAAATTACttcattattattacaaataatttactattatttacaaacagttcactactatttattattatttatagatgatttgaTATTCTCTTAATATCCTAATAGAGTCTCTCAAAGATCCAGGTTATTTAGTCATGGGTTCACATTTTATTTGGTGGAgaagtattatttattatttaatttcacaattttaatcattattactTCTATCTTtttaatgtgatattaaataatttttttaaattatgtgatgacgctttataaaataattatttgataatAGTTAAaccaataataaataagatttttattcaGTAATTAATAAAGTATTGATCCTAGAGCTTAATAATGAACCCTAGTATATTATCCATCGTCCGATATTTGTGAAGTTCAATCACGAGACGATTTGATTATAGCATTAGTAGTGAAAAGGTATCTACGGCTTCTTGAATTTGCTTTGCACTGCCACGTTACTCGTTCTCTCTTcctcattttgttaatttattgatAGGAGTCATCGTGTTGTATGTTATTCCAATTATtgatatcttttttgtttttttttttttccccttcctctaatcttttttgtgtttgtagcgatcaagaaaataaaaattatattgatttttggaagaaatcACAGCCTTTCTTACTTGTGTATTAGTTGGTTGGAGAAATAtaactgttaaaaaaatatatttgatgaaaaaatataaccGTTGAAAAAAACTAAGACAGAAAATATATATCCGTTAGAAAGATATGATcgttgaaaaaatataaccgttaaaaaaatatatttattagaaaaatatagctgttgaaaataaaattattggcaaaaataatgcagaaaaaatatattcattgtGAATATATgaatgttgaaaaaatatgactgttaaaaaaaatatatcaattaaaataatatgattattgtaaaaaaaatatatcaatttaaaaaatatcacagttgaaaaaatatatcagttATATTATTTAACTGTTCCACCGCTAATGCTCTTGGATAAGCAAATGTGAAGACGACGAGATGATATAAGAGGTTTTCGCGATTTGTGACGACGACTGTACGGCGAGACGAGACATACAAGTTCGCAAAAATATGACAACCAACTGCTGATAAACACGTGGAGTTGTTGATAGAATATTGGGGTAGAGAGTGCATGGGGCGGCGACGAAAAGACAGAAAGTGACGGTGGGTTGGGAATGATCTGACGTGGAGGTGGATCCCACGTGACTCAGGTGGTGGTGCCCGGAAACACGATACAAAGAAGATTCATAAATTCGTAACATTAATCAATACGAgaatctttatttttcaaaatagaaaatgttAAGTGTCCAGATGCTggatcttatttatttatttatttattttttagtaattaaaaatatttttttaacgatattatgaatttttttcacttattttagatttagagatgagatagataaaaaattaatttttttttaaatattattactatttttagatttgaaaaagttgaattatttattatattttatataaaaaattaaaaatttataataataatataaaataaaataaaatactttttgaatctaaataagaatttaaaatacgAGTTTTGAATGGttgtattttcacttttcaaTGGCCACGGGGAGATGCGTATTTAGGATGGGGTGAAACTAGTTTGTCTTTGAAATGTGTTGTCAAAAGTGCCATGCAGTGtatcttgtttttgtttttaaatgtgaCGATAAATAAACACACAACTTTTTGGTGTAATAtttataaacattaaaaaaaaaaacaaaaacaaaatgcacatGAAACACTAGGATACATTTGGAGGAAAactaagcatttttctttaaatagtaaattttaGAACCGGTCGGGATGTTTTACTCCAAACAGCAGCCTTCCAATAAGTGACCTCCATGTAGGCCTAACACTTTATCTATCATGTGCCCCACTACaggagaaacaaaaaacaaatctaGCCCCTAATCGTGATTTCTCTCCCATTACAGGATAGACGGAAAACAAACTCAGCAATCTCCGCGACttgttctctccctctccaccACGATCGACGACGACCCATCTCTTCGTCGTCGCATGAGGAATGCGAGCCTCCCTCTCCGCCATAAGCAACTCTCCCCCCTCATTGATTCTTCTAGAAATCTCCCTCACTGCCAGCTCTTAATCGTGACCCTCTCAGTGCCGCCACCGACGTATTTATAGCATCAACCCAGTGCCACCAACGACGGATAGAGGCAACATTAAAGTAAGACTAGCTTGGCTTTGACCCATTAACCATCCTTGTAAAAAATGTAGCTCCCAACCACTTGGGTCTCTGCGAGGTAAAAGTTGAGGAAATTGCCCATACCCAAGAAGATCCAAGTGGTTTGGAATATGGCCCTAGCTAATTGAACCCTTACTAGGTGGTAAGAAAACTCAAAGgtaacaaagagaaagaaattccTACCCAAGAAGGCCAATATGGATAGCAAGTGCAAGTTGCCATGCcttaaaattataagtttgTGTAAGAAGTCTAGAGGGAGAACCCATATTCACAAGTCTCCAAAGCTCACTGTACCTTCGATTGTAACAAGGAGAAAAATCAACTTTTggtttcaatgattttttttttccaagagaGAAGCATGTCTTAAAGTATGGTTTGtttcaaataaaaagagatgctttcaaataataataataaaaaatgacaagaTTTTAGAGTCTAGGCACTACAATGGCAACAGAGCATGCGACaggattttctaatttttccttAGGCAAAAAACTTCTCCAGGAGCAAgttggagatggagatagatttGTCGCATGCTCAACCAAGCCTCTATCTCAGAATAAATACCACAACCtaacaaatcaaaatcaaaatgaaatatatgacaaaatacacttagggGATGCAATTATAGATGATACCTCTA encodes the following:
- the LOC121246038 gene encoding BTB/POZ and TAZ domain-containing protein 3-like; this translates as MASANFDSPWLSSSGESFRGSFNIHLEEDNPADILPVLEVPTTSLSSKCHIPKPPPFPVKSCTRIKLSNRISDCSSVPKETKDTWDKLFKEGYGSDVFVITEDKSHIQAHSCVLSAASTVLANILQQAKVMNGMRYIKVPGVPHQAVYAFIRFLYSSCYEEEAVKQHVLHLLALSHSYSIPSLKRVCIYVLEQGWLTKENVIDVLQLARNCDATRLSFICVRTIIGDFKTISSTEGWKVMKRANPELEQELLECVVEADSRKQERLKKIEEKKVYLQLNEAMEALLHICRDGCRTIGPRDKALKGSQVACRFPACKGLEMLVRHFSSCKTRIPGGCAHCKRMWQLLELHSRMCNEPDYCKVALCRHFKEKMQQQTKKDEARWKLLVSRVIAAKKSLRTFSG
- the LOC121246039 gene encoding sm-like protein LSM36B, producing the protein MSGGGEKGSATTKTPGDFLKSIRGRPVVVKLNSGVDYRGILACLDGYMNIAMEQTEEYVNGQLKNKYGDAFIRGNNVLYISTSKRTLADGA